One window of the Babesia bovis T2Bo chromosome 2, whole genome shotgun sequence genome contains the following:
- a CDS encoding Peptidase C54 family protein: protein MGVDMDQTAVVLGHTFAMCDQNPGPKLRERLKDFILLTYRRGLSIHLPRFYAGNIPKRFYGIWPLWQQTDIKTDRGWGCALRATQMALAEALRDVLSPLDNVQEQRSRILQLFYDTTEAPFSLENLVMADVEHGACIKPLQFGCASSAFLISHLINTQKTLNIASIAFTDGIVDIKKIERATSEQRNVVAWITVQKELSESQNECLKYLFTLPWFKGMVGAKKDKQRAYYFVGHHGNQALYLDPHEYCPDRLDNTSDPIYNYVKKLNRLPWDTLNQSKTMCLLIQNNAELRNFLRALSRFPLRALPFEMANAIY, encoded by the exons ATGGGTGTTGATATGGATCAGACGGCAGTGGTTCTAGGTCACACATTTGCGATGTGTGACCAGAACCCTGGTCCTAAGCTTAGAGAACGCTTAAAAGATTTTATACTCTTGACTTATCGCCGTGGACTCAGTATACATCTACCTAGATTCTATGCTGGTAACATACCCAAACGATTTTACGGGATATGGCCACTATGGCAGCAAACTGATATAAAAACGGATCGAGGTTGGGGTTGTGCTCTAAGAGCTACCCAAATGGCATTGGCAGAAGCTTTGCGTGATGTATTATCACCATTAGACAATGTACAAGAACAGCGATCAAGGATTCTACAACTATTCTACGATACAACAGAAGCGCCATTCTCTCTAGAAAATCTAGTAATGGCCGACGTTGAACACGGAGCGTGTATTAAGCCACTGCAATTTGGCTGTGCTAGTAGCGCCTTCTTAATATCGCATCTCATTAATACCCAGAAAACCCTAAATATCGCATCAATAGCATTCACAGACGGGATTGTAGACATTAAAAAG ATTGAACGTGCAACGTCTGAGCAGAG AAATGTTGTTGCCTGGATAACTGTGCAAAAGGAACTCTCAGAATCGCAAAATGAATGCCTTAAATACCTATTCACCTTACCATGGTTCAAGGGCATGGTAGGAGCAAAGAAAGACAAACAAAGAGCTTACTACTTTGTCGGCCACCACGGCAATCAAGCACTGTATTTAGATCCACATGAATACTGCCCG GATAGACTGGATAACACCAGCGATCCCATTTACAACTATGTCAAAAAACTTAACAGACTACCTTGGGACACCCTGAACCAATCAAAAACAATGTGTCTCCTAATACAG AATAACGCGGAACTCCGAAACTTCTTGCGGGCATTGTCGCGTTTTCCCTTAAGGGCCCTGCCATTCGAAATGGCTAACGCCATTTATTAG